In Nostoc sp. UHCC 0926, a single genomic region encodes these proteins:
- a CDS encoding SDR family oxidoreductase encodes MSDAYGGLRLRWTLTGKKALVTGATKGIGLAVAYEFLSLGAEVTIVARNSQDVDRQLSIWQQAELPAYGITADVSTADGRQVIFEQVSKTWDKFDILVNNVGTNISKKLVEYTLTEYQFIIQTNQTSIFEMCRLFYPLLQNGENSSIVNISSVAGLVSNRTGAPYGMTKAAINQLTRSLSVEWASDHIRVNTVAPWAIRTPLTESVLDNQDFLTLVLSQTPMRRVGQPEEVAGLVAFLCMPAASFITGQCITVDGGFSAFGF; translated from the coding sequence ATGAGCGATGCCTACGGCGGGCTACGCCTACGTTGGACATTAACAGGAAAGAAAGCACTGGTTACAGGTGCTACCAAAGGTATTGGACTAGCTGTTGCCTATGAGTTCTTATCTCTGGGTGCAGAAGTCACAATTGTGGCACGCAATTCTCAGGATGTTGACCGACAACTCAGTATCTGGCAACAGGCAGAATTACCTGCTTATGGGATTACGGCAGATGTTTCAACTGCTGATGGGCGTCAAGTCATCTTTGAGCAGGTTAGCAAAACCTGGGATAAATTTGATATCCTGGTCAATAATGTCGGAACCAATATTAGTAAAAAACTCGTAGAGTATACGCTAACTGAGTATCAGTTTATCATCCAGACAAACCAGACATCAATTTTTGAGATGTGCCGTCTGTTTTATCCTCTGCTTCAAAATGGGGAAAACAGCAGCATTGTGAATATAAGTTCTGTGGCGGGTTTAGTCTCAAACCGTACAGGCGCTCCTTATGGTATGACTAAAGCGGCTATAAATCAACTGACGCGATCGCTATCAGTTGAATGGGCGTCGGATCATATTAGGGTAAATACCGTAGCACCTTGGGCTATTCGCACGCCTCTAACCGAGTCTGTACTCGATAACCAAGATTTTCTCACTTTAGTTCTGTCCCAAACACCTATGAGACGGGTTGGTCAACCAGAAGAAGTAGCGGGTTTAGTGGCATTTCTTTGTATGCCTGCGGCATCTTTCATCACTGGACAATGTATCACCGTCGATGGTGGATTTTCGGCTTTCGGTTTTTAA
- a CDS encoding rhomboid family intramembrane serine protease — MFPLYDENPTRITPYFTYGLIGMNILVFIHEASLSHAQLNQFLSQYAVIPQELTTNLSGEWITLFTSQFLHGGWWHLISNMLFLWIFGNNIEDRLGHAKYLIFYLACGALAALCQWFIGMNSEIPSLGASGAISGVLGAYIIRFPQAKVMTLIFLGIFITTIRVPAIVIIGLFIVQNVISGLATLQTAANMTVQTGGVAYWAHIGGFVFGIILAPLFGLFRRD, encoded by the coding sequence GTGTTTCCCCTCTACGACGAAAATCCGACGCGAATCACCCCGTATTTCACCTACGGGTTAATTGGCATGAATATTTTAGTTTTTATTCACGAGGCGAGCCTATCACATGCACAATTGAATCAGTTTTTAAGTCAGTATGCAGTAATACCTCAAGAGTTAACCACCAATTTGAGTGGAGAGTGGATAACGTTATTTACGTCGCAATTCTTACACGGCGGTTGGTGGCACTTAATCTCTAATATGTTGTTTCTCTGGATTTTTGGCAACAATATTGAAGATCGATTAGGTCATGCCAAATATCTGATTTTTTATTTGGCGTGTGGTGCTTTAGCTGCCTTGTGCCAATGGTTCATTGGCATGAATTCTGAGATTCCTTCCTTGGGGGCAAGTGGTGCGATTTCTGGGGTTTTGGGTGCGTACATTATCCGCTTTCCCCAGGCTAAAGTCATGACCTTAATATTTTTGGGGATTTTCATCACCACAATCAGAGTTCCAGCAATAGTAATAATTGGACTGTTTATTGTGCAAAATGTGATATCCGGTCTTGCTACCCTGCAAACAGCCGCTAACATGACTGTGCAAACTGGTGGAGTTGCCTACTGGGCCCACATTGGTGGTTTTGTTTTTGGGATAATTCTTGCTCCTTTATTTGGGTTGTTTAGGCGCGACTAA
- a CDS encoding GumC family protein, with the protein MTPPIVKRYLIAFDKYKWIGLASFALIVAGSTVVAMQPEPPTSYIASAALTYSGPPVSFSATGSQIQQQGKELNQEVLLSNQIIAAVAEKVDVKPNKLGASVVLSIPKKNPRSGELESNILELKYVDSDAKRAIQVLAELMQSMIKLSSDINTGRLQAIIQKINDRLPQAKRELQIAEKKLEQYDRIERTAILAAENGSLLSAITASQNLQRQIQLTISGVDGQVRSIQSKLGLTVGQAYISSALSADPIIGNLRTQIYQSESQIALLRKDLRPEHPTMIQLQRQKQAAEELLQQRAAEVLGGDGTAAPLQGTVAGIRTQSSLDPARQQLANQMVALQTQGETLQQQLAQEIQQEALLRREYSLIPNKQLERSRLEQEVGLKKAIYDQMQAKLTDAKTAEAETTSSLSIARRPTVVVDVKPPKSVPITLAVGGFLGVLVGGGVIFLLGALEGTFKTREDIRESLKQREVALLGELPLMPVDDLDKEAVPVVLSADSPYLEFYEKFRSNLRRIGGKTLKVVLITSTSSLEGKTASAYNLGIASARAGKRTLIIEIDLRSPSRCTSLKVIPDPDASIEPLRYYANLSECIRLVPDVQNLYILPSPGPVRQSAAILESSEMRRLMEDVRERFDLVILDTSSLSISNDPLLIQPYSDGIVLVARPHYTQENMLGEAIDQLVESELGLLGVIINGTDIIVSVPEQVVQSSRFASEVEESEEVSAGARKN; encoded by the coding sequence ATGACCCCACCAATTGTTAAGCGCTATCTTATTGCTTTTGATAAGTACAAGTGGATTGGACTAGCTAGTTTTGCTCTAATTGTAGCAGGGTCAACTGTGGTGGCTATGCAGCCAGAGCCACCTACTAGTTACATAGCATCTGCTGCACTTACCTATAGTGGTCCACCAGTTTCTTTCTCGGCAACTGGTAGTCAAATCCAACAGCAAGGAAAAGAACTAAATCAGGAAGTTTTACTATCAAACCAGATAATTGCAGCAGTCGCAGAGAAAGTCGATGTCAAACCGAATAAGCTCGGTGCTAGTGTCGTTCTTTCTATACCTAAAAAAAACCCCAGAAGTGGGGAGTTGGAATCTAATATCTTGGAGTTGAAATATGTAGATAGTGACGCCAAACGAGCTATACAGGTCTTGGCGGAATTGATGCAATCAATGATCAAGTTGAGCAGTGATATCAATACTGGGCGATTACAAGCAATTATTCAAAAGATTAACGATCGCTTACCACAAGCTAAACGGGAATTGCAAATTGCTGAAAAGAAGTTAGAACAGTACGATCGCATAGAGCGAACGGCAATATTGGCAGCAGAGAATGGCAGCTTGTTAAGCGCCATTACTGCTAGCCAAAATCTCCAACGGCAAATTCAATTAACTATTTCTGGAGTTGATGGTCAAGTTCGCAGTATCCAAAGTAAGTTAGGCTTAACAGTTGGACAAGCTTATATTTCTTCTGCTTTGAGTGCCGATCCAATTATTGGTAATTTACGAACGCAAATTTATCAAAGTGAATCGCAAATCGCTTTACTCAGAAAAGATTTGCGACCGGAACACCCAACGATGATTCAATTGCAGCGTCAGAAACAAGCTGCTGAGGAATTGCTGCAACAACGTGCCGCTGAGGTGTTAGGTGGTGATGGTACGGCGGCTCCACTTCAGGGTACCGTTGCAGGTATTCGCACCCAAAGTAGCTTAGATCCAGCCCGGCAGCAATTGGCAAACCAGATGGTGGCGTTGCAAACGCAGGGGGAGACGCTTCAACAACAACTAGCCCAAGAAATTCAACAAGAAGCACTACTACGGCGAGAGTATTCTCTCATACCCAATAAGCAATTAGAGCGATCGCGTTTAGAACAAGAGGTTGGACTCAAAAAAGCCATCTATGACCAAATGCAGGCGAAGCTAACTGATGCTAAAACCGCAGAAGCAGAAACTACCAGCAGCCTTAGCATTGCCAGACGCCCGACAGTCGTTGTCGATGTCAAACCACCCAAGAGTGTACCTATTACCCTTGCTGTGGGTGGTTTCTTAGGTGTGTTGGTTGGTGGCGGGGTGATATTTTTACTGGGAGCGCTGGAAGGAACTTTCAAAACCAGGGAGGATATCCGCGAGAGCCTCAAGCAACGGGAAGTGGCACTGTTGGGAGAATTGCCTTTAATGCCAGTTGATGATTTGGATAAAGAAGCAGTGCCTGTGGTACTTTCTGCGGATTCTCCTTATTTAGAATTTTATGAGAAATTCCGCAGTAATCTGCGCCGGATTGGTGGTAAAACCTTAAAGGTAGTGTTGATTACTAGCACCAGTAGCCTAGAGGGGAAAACGGCAAGTGCTTATAACTTGGGTATCGCTTCTGCCCGTGCTGGTAAAAGAACCTTGATTATCGAAATAGATTTGCGATCGCCTTCCCGTTGTACATCCCTAAAAGTAATTCCTGACCCCGACGCCAGTATTGAACCCCTGCGTTATTACGCTAACTTAAGTGAATGTATTCGTTTAGTTCCTGATGTTCAAAATTTATACATTCTTCCCAGCCCTGGCCCTGTGCGGCAATCCGCTGCTATTCTTGAATCCAGCGAAATGCGGCGGCTAATGGAAGATGTCCGCGAACGGTTTGATTTAGTAATTTTAGACACAAGCTCCCTCAGCATATCCAATGACCCTTTATTAATTCAACCCTACAGCGATGGGATTGTACTTGTGGCGCGACCACACTATACACAAGAGAACATGCTAGGTGAAGCTATTGATCAATTGGTTGAATCGGAGCTGGGGTTATTGGGAGTAATTATCAATGGTACTGATATCATCGTTTCTGTACCTGAACAAGTCGTACAATCATCAAGATTTGCATCTGAGGTAGAAGAATCAGAAGAAGTTTCAGCGGGTGCCAGGAAAAACTAA
- a CDS encoding tetratricopeptide repeat protein yields the protein MFFSNSLENQLQGWNETIRNQPKNHNAYIRRGMVNFQLAKIDESIQDFDIAEQLDARIKPYLWQRGLSYYYAERFAEGAQQFEIDLTVNAQDVEETVWRYLCIARSLGVEEARNSLLTVKNDPRRVMQRVYDLYAGNCTADDLLTVGQSEGIKGNFYSHLYLGLYYEAQNSLDLAQEYILKAADNYKIDDYMWYSAQVHKKLRGWI from the coding sequence ATGTTTTTTTCAAATTCTCTGGAAAATCAACTTCAGGGGTGGAACGAAACCATTCGCAATCAGCCGAAAAATCATAATGCTTACATTCGCCGAGGCATGGTTAACTTTCAGCTAGCCAAGATTGATGAATCTATTCAAGATTTTGATATAGCAGAGCAATTGGATGCCCGTATCAAACCCTACCTCTGGCAACGTGGATTATCGTACTATTATGCAGAAAGATTTGCTGAGGGTGCTCAACAATTTGAAATAGATTTGACAGTGAATGCTCAAGATGTAGAAGAAACAGTATGGCGATATCTCTGCATAGCTCGTTCGTTAGGTGTTGAAGAGGCACGTAATTCTTTACTAACTGTAAAAAATGACCCTCGACGTGTTATGCAGCGCGTATATGATTTGTATGCAGGAAATTGTACAGCAGATGATCTTTTAACTGTTGGTCAATCAGAAGGGATAAAGGGAAATTTTTACAGTCATCTTTACTTGGGATTATATTACGAAGCTCAAAATAGTCTTGATTTAGCTCAGGAATATATACTGAAAGCTGCTGATAATTACAAAATTGATGACTATATGTGGTATTCAGCACAGGTACATAAAAAATTGCGAGGCTGGATATAG
- a CDS encoding rhomboid family intramembrane serine protease produces the protein MVPIRDNNPTKITPYVTYGLIAANVLAFLYEANLPPQALNGFLHFAAVVPRELTLSFAGTSLHQPVPEWATLITSQFLHGGFLHLAGNMLFLWIFGNNVEDKLGHAKYLLFYLSCGVLASLTQWFFAQDSSIPSLGASGAIAGILGAYILRFPNAEVLGIVPLGFFFPTFRVPAYFFLGFWFLEQAFYGFASLETPTNIGMESGGIAYWAHAGGFIFGAILGPLLGLFNDKSQEEAWYK, from the coding sequence GTGGTTCCAATCAGAGATAATAATCCCACAAAAATCACACCTTATGTAACTTATGGACTGATTGCTGCCAATGTCCTCGCTTTTCTCTATGAAGCCAATCTTCCCCCGCAAGCATTAAATGGATTTTTACACTTTGCGGCTGTAGTTCCACGAGAACTCACTTTAAGCTTTGCTGGTACTTCTCTACATCAACCAGTGCCAGAGTGGGCAACTTTGATTACCTCACAATTTTTGCACGGTGGTTTCTTGCACTTAGCAGGCAATATGCTGTTTCTCTGGATTTTTGGTAACAACGTTGAAGATAAGTTAGGTCATGCCAAATATTTACTGTTTTATTTATCTTGCGGTGTTTTGGCATCCTTAACCCAGTGGTTCTTCGCTCAAGATTCTAGCATTCCTTCTTTGGGTGCAAGTGGTGCGATCGCAGGCATTCTGGGAGCGTACATTCTCCGCTTTCCCAACGCCGAAGTTCTCGGCATAGTGCCTTTAGGGTTTTTCTTCCCAACTTTCCGTGTCCCGGCATATTTCTTTTTGGGATTCTGGTTTCTCGAACAAGCCTTCTACGGATTTGCTAGCCTCGAAACACCTACCAACATCGGTATGGAAAGCGGCGGTATTGCGTACTGGGCCCATGCAGGTGGGTTTATCTTTGGGGCAATTCTCGGCCCACTCTTGGGTTTATTTAACGATAAATCCCAGGAAGAAGCTTGGTACAAATAA
- a CDS encoding polysaccharide biosynthesis/export family protein encodes MFIDPSSYMRAFSALCFVSLQVGGFLITPIQLVVAQPFPSQGQSPGQPPPPVPGTEVVPPGANDEISPQLSRYLLGPGDTISVVLQRPPGPYRLGIGDGISVSVQRFPDLSFQALINPEGNIVVPLLGKVSLQGLTLEEAQDKIRLGLNRYVVDPVIVLALATQRQDLSFQAVISPEGNIVVPQVGTVSLQGLTLEEAQEKIRLGLSRIVPDPIVVVSLAGTRPVQVTISGEIFRPGIYPINSSTPRVADALLISGGSTLNADLRQIQVRRKLIDGSVISQTIDLYAALQNGGSIPNLRLQDGDAILIPRREVGNDDGYDRNLVARSSLATPQIKVRVLNYAAGGLSIQALPNGSTFVDALGGVNLDTANLRDIALVRFDPERGKAVTQKLDAKKALGGDASQNVALQDNDVIVVGRNLIGKITNFLTTITQPFFNVQSFLRFFDDFGGNR; translated from the coding sequence ATGTTCATAGATCCTAGTTCTTATATGCGTGCATTCAGCGCCCTGTGTTTTGTCAGTCTTCAAGTAGGAGGTTTCTTAATAACACCTATCCAACTTGTTGTTGCCCAGCCTTTTCCATCTCAAGGACAATCACCAGGACAACCCCCCCCGCCTGTGCCGGGTACTGAGGTTGTACCTCCAGGTGCAAATGACGAAATTTCACCCCAACTCAGCCGCTACCTCTTGGGACCAGGAGATACAATTAGTGTTGTGCTTCAGCGTCCTCCTGGCCCATACCGCTTAGGAATAGGAGATGGAATTAGCGTTTCGGTTCAGCGCTTTCCAGATTTGAGCTTTCAAGCTTTAATCAACCCAGAAGGTAACATTGTGGTGCCGCTACTGGGAAAAGTTTCCTTACAAGGTTTAACTTTGGAAGAAGCTCAAGACAAAATTCGCTTGGGTTTAAATCGTTATGTGGTTGATCCAGTAATAGTTTTAGCCTTAGCAACGCAGCGTCAAGACTTAAGTTTTCAAGCTGTAATTAGTCCAGAAGGTAACATCGTAGTGCCGCAAGTGGGAACGGTATCATTACAAGGTTTAACCTTGGAAGAAGCTCAAGAAAAAATTCGCTTAGGTTTAAGTCGCATTGTACCAGATCCAATCGTAGTTGTATCCTTGGCAGGAACGCGACCAGTTCAAGTTACCATTAGCGGGGAAATATTTCGACCAGGAATTTATCCGATTAATTCATCAACACCCCGTGTTGCTGATGCCTTGCTAATATCTGGTGGTTCAACGTTGAATGCAGACCTCCGACAAATACAAGTCCGCCGCAAGTTAATCGATGGTTCTGTGATTTCACAAACTATTGACTTATATGCAGCACTGCAAAATGGCGGTTCAATTCCTAATTTACGCTTACAAGACGGAGATGCGATACTTATCCCCCGTCGTGAAGTTGGTAATGATGACGGTTATGACCGCAATTTGGTAGCACGTTCATCCTTGGCCACACCACAGATTAAAGTCCGGGTTTTAAACTACGCAGCAGGAGGTCTTTCCATTCAAGCACTGCCTAACGGCAGTACATTTGTAGATGCTTTGGGAGGAGTAAATCTCGATACTGCTAACCTCCGGGATATCGCTCTGGTTCGCTTTGATCCGGAACGAGGTAAAGCTGTTACCCAGAAACTTGATGCGAAAAAAGCTCTAGGAGGTGATGCGTCTCAAAATGTGGCGCTTCAAGATAATGATGTTATTGTTGTTGGTCGGAACCTCATCGGTAAAATTACTAATTTCCTGACTACCATTACCCAACCCTTCTTCAATGTTCAATCCTTCCTCCGGTTTTTTGACGACTTCGGTGGCAATCGATAA
- a CDS encoding DUF2281 domain-containing protein, translating to MNIAEQIYALVKSLPQEQASEVLTFAEFIRTKHLNANQPIDTVDSVSWAELVYSLAGTWKEDFLSLEDIRAEMGQDILRESL from the coding sequence ATGAACATCGCTGAACAGATTTACGCACTCGTTAAATCCCTTCCTCAAGAGCAAGCCAGCGAGGTCTTGACTTTTGCTGAATTTATTCGTACTAAGCACCTAAATGCTAACCAACCTATCGACACAGTAGACTCAGTTTCTTGGGCGGAACTTGTTTATTCCCTTGCTGGAACTTGGAAAGAAGACTTTTTGAGCCTGGAAGACATTCGGGCTGAAATGGGACAAGACATCCTACGGGAAAGTCTCTAA
- a CDS encoding type II toxin-antitoxin system VapC family toxin, with product MYVLDTNTLIYYFKGQGQVAHNLASIPAEEISIPTIVVFELQVGIQKSTSPAKRTQQLQQLLSRVNLVPFDYDAALAAATIRTQLDKQGTPIGPMDILIAGIAIALQATLVTHNVNEFSRVAGLAIADWY from the coding sequence ATGTACGTTTTGGATACCAATACCCTGATTTACTACTTCAAGGGTCAAGGACAAGTTGCTCACAACCTTGCCAGTATCCCTGCTGAGGAAATTAGTATTCCGACAATCGTTGTCTTTGAATTGCAAGTTGGCATTCAAAAATCCACCTCCCCAGCAAAACGCACCCAGCAACTTCAGCAACTTTTGAGTCGAGTAAACCTAGTTCCGTTCGATTATGATGCTGCTCTTGCTGCTGCTACAATTCGCACCCAGTTAGACAAGCAAGGAACTCCAATTGGCCCGATGGATATTTTGATTGCAGGAATAGCCATCGCACTTCAAGCGACTCTTGTTACTCACAATGTCAATGAATTTTCTAGAGTTGCGGGACTTGCGATCGCTGACTGGTATTGA
- a CDS encoding cyanoexosortase B system-associated protein — protein sequence MISFSKFFKENQLSQVAALLLLLLLLAMGGVPGYLTGHWQWKQPPPVSTLNQLKQIRKTGLALPGWQTLEQAEQQIGEHKWSLQVIKKEGSQSQAILLLLPQNGPMDQPEVEWTDVNGWGRSRWGKWDLAQSRSAKFTVKPPTKLASNVETQVEARFFRASTPQQTFAVLQWYAMPDGGNPSPLHWFLADQLAQWRKQRTPWVAVSILIPIEPLGQVETSWSLAQSIGETVQAVLMAGPL from the coding sequence ATGATTTCCTTCTCCAAGTTTTTCAAAGAAAACCAATTGAGTCAGGTAGCAGCACTTTTATTATTGCTACTGCTGCTGGCAATGGGAGGGGTTCCCGGATACCTGACAGGACACTGGCAATGGAAACAACCGCCACCTGTTAGTACCCTCAACCAGTTAAAACAGATCCGCAAGACTGGGTTAGCCCTTCCTGGTTGGCAAACTCTTGAACAAGCAGAACAGCAAATTGGCGAACATAAATGGTCTTTGCAGGTAATTAAAAAAGAAGGTTCCCAATCTCAGGCAATCCTGCTTTTGCTGCCGCAAAATGGGCCTATGGATCAACCAGAGGTAGAGTGGACAGACGTTAACGGCTGGGGAAGGTCACGCTGGGGAAAGTGGGATCTAGCTCAATCTCGTTCTGCGAAATTTACTGTGAAACCGCCTACAAAGTTGGCTTCTAATGTGGAAACTCAAGTAGAAGCTAGGTTCTTTCGCGCCTCCACACCACAGCAAACCTTCGCTGTCTTACAATGGTACGCTATGCCAGACGGCGGAAATCCATCACCTTTACACTGGTTCTTAGCAGATCAATTGGCACAGTGGCGTAAGCAACGCACTCCTTGGGTGGCCGTGAGCATTCTGATTCCAATAGAACCTTTGGGGCAGGTAGAAACATCTTGGTCTTTAGCCCAGTCTATAGGAGAAACAGTGCAAGCTGTATTGATGGCAGGCCCTTTGTAA
- the crtB gene encoding cyanoexosortase B, with amino-acid sequence MALQQQVKNRNASGLLNLAILGVLLLLYAPILLHWLDGWLHKNISTEHEYFSHGIIGLPFAAYLGWMNRKKWTRLPDTIHPLGAVLLLLGAVFYLSGVTEWVNLSLPVILAGLCLWFKGISGLRSQGFPLLLVFLATPTAVPYLIAPYTMPLQSFIAGTAGFILNQFGMQVTVDEINLYVGGRIVEVAPYCAGLKMLFTTLYVGLMLLYWTDALSSRRTSISFLSIAAIVSTTANIIRNTLLTFFHGTGQEAAFKWLHEGWGGDLYSACMLVSLVPLLNGIHNYFSTTLETQQEGES; translated from the coding sequence ATGGCACTCCAGCAACAGGTTAAAAACAGAAACGCGTCAGGCTTGTTAAATCTAGCTATTTTAGGCGTTTTGCTGCTGCTTTATGCTCCTATATTGCTCCACTGGTTGGATGGTTGGCTGCACAAAAATATCAGTACAGAACACGAATATTTCAGTCACGGGATTATTGGTTTACCATTTGCTGCTTATCTGGGCTGGATGAACCGGAAAAAGTGGACACGTTTACCAGATACCATCCATCCTTTGGGCGCTGTTTTATTGTTATTAGGAGCAGTGTTTTATCTGAGCGGTGTTACAGAGTGGGTTAACCTTTCCTTGCCCGTTATACTGGCAGGATTATGCTTGTGGTTTAAGGGAATATCAGGTTTGCGATCGCAAGGATTCCCCCTGCTACTAGTATTTTTGGCAACTCCAACGGCAGTACCCTATCTCATTGCTCCCTATACCATGCCTCTCCAAAGCTTCATCGCTGGCACAGCAGGCTTCATACTGAATCAATTTGGTATGCAAGTAACCGTAGATGAGATAAATCTCTACGTGGGAGGACGGATTGTGGAGGTTGCCCCCTATTGTGCAGGGCTGAAAATGTTGTTTACTACTCTCTACGTAGGCTTGATGCTGCTTTATTGGACAGATGCTTTGTCTTCACGCCGCACAAGTATATCGTTTTTATCTATTGCTGCGATCGTTAGTACTACTGCCAATATCATTCGTAATACTTTACTGACTTTCTTTCACGGCACAGGTCAAGAAGCGGCTTTTAAATGGCTGCATGAGGGTTGGGGTGGTGACCTCTACTCTGCTTGTATGCTGGTGTCATTAGTGCCCTTACTGAATGGGATTCATAACTATTTCTCAACAACTCTAGAAACTCAGCAAGAAGGAGAAAGTTAG
- a CDS encoding DegT/DnrJ/EryC1/StrS family aminotransferase, whose translation MTIRVPFVNLKLQHEPIQTQLQYAIQSVLQQGDFILGQALSDFEAAFAAVSGAKDGVGVASGTDAIALGLQACNIGAGDEVILPANTFIATLIGVIRAGAKPILVDCDRQTALIDLEAAAKAITPQTKAIIPVHLYGQMVSPRQLINFADTYKLLIFEDAAQAHLAERDGYQAGSVGIAAAFSFYPSKNLGAFGDGGMLLTRDSDVAEKMRRLRNYGASQKYFHTEAGTNSRLDTLQAAVLHEKLPYLPQWNRDRLTVAQQYDQELAPLATAGIIPMENQSATGHVYHLYVIKIDDSCPIERQLLQEKLTAVGIQTGIHYPIPCHLQPAFTNLGYQPGDFPQAEKLSKQILSLPMYPGLSSSQVKEVVAAIANAVSTSSKADNSCPADLGSVVA comes from the coding sequence ATGACTATTAGAGTTCCTTTTGTAAACCTGAAGTTACAACACGAACCAATTCAAACGCAATTGCAATATGCAATCCAATCTGTATTGCAACAGGGAGATTTTATTTTAGGGCAAGCCCTCTCAGATTTTGAAGCAGCATTTGCGGCAGTGTCTGGGGCAAAAGATGGAGTTGGTGTTGCATCAGGAACAGATGCGATCGCTCTCGGATTGCAAGCGTGTAATATTGGTGCTGGCGATGAAGTGATTTTACCAGCAAACACTTTTATAGCCACCTTGATTGGGGTTATACGGGCTGGCGCGAAGCCAATTCTGGTAGATTGCGATCGCCAAACAGCCTTAATTGATTTAGAGGCCGCAGCAAAGGCAATAACGCCTCAGACTAAAGCAATTATCCCTGTGCATCTCTATGGTCAAATGGTATCACCACGCCAACTAATAAACTTTGCCGATACCTACAAACTACTAATTTTTGAAGATGCAGCACAAGCACACCTCGCCGAAAGAGACGGATATCAGGCTGGTTCAGTAGGAATAGCAGCAGCTTTTAGTTTCTATCCCAGCAAAAATTTAGGAGCATTTGGGGATGGGGGAATGCTGCTGACACGAGATTCAGATGTAGCCGAAAAGATGAGACGCTTGCGAAATTATGGGGCATCGCAAAAGTATTTTCATACTGAAGCAGGTACAAATAGCCGTCTGGATACTTTACAAGCAGCGGTATTGCACGAGAAACTACCATATTTGCCACAGTGGAATCGCGATCGCCTGACTGTTGCCCAGCAGTATGATCAGGAACTAGCACCCTTAGCAACTGCTGGCATTATCCCTATGGAAAATCAAAGTGCTACAGGACACGTTTATCATCTTTATGTGATTAAAATTGATGATTCTTGCCCAATAGAACGCCAGCTACTCCAGGAAAAACTAACAGCAGTAGGAATTCAAACTGGCATTCACTACCCAATTCCCTGTCATCTCCAGCCAGCATTCACCAACTTAGGCTATCAGCCTGGAGATTTTCCTCAAGCAGAAAAACTGTCAAAGCAAATATTATCATTACCGATGTATCCTGGTTTGAGCAGTAGCCAAGTCAAAGAAGTTGTTGCAGCGATCGCCAATGCAGTCTCAACAAGTTCTAAGGCAGATAATTCATGCCCTGCTGACCTTGGCAGCGTGGTAGCCTAA